One stretch of Flavobacterium sp. 9 DNA includes these proteins:
- a CDS encoding App1 family protein, with protein MKPILQLYRGYANEEELIVMGHVFKRTYDYDFQKKSFKNATSIINQFRIKTLENFDIYLKYGSQEIHTKTLDDGYFKFCIPLEKETHFGWMEYEVSIKDGDKTITEKGSFIRPHKGKLGIISDIDDTFLISHTQNFFKKIYILLFKNVNDRKVFTDVVPHYQALSSAGRHNKEEENAFFYVSSSEWNLYRFIVKFTKIHHLPRAVILLKDIKRGITDFFMSGRGNHDHKFDKIKHVLEFYPNLKYVLLGDDSQHDPVLYERICKIFPVTVKAVYIRQTGNHQKEATKKIMKNLENLEVSVCYYKHSSEAIMHSKSIGLI; from the coding sequence ATGAAACCAATTTTACAATTATATCGAGGTTATGCCAACGAAGAGGAATTAATTGTAATGGGACACGTTTTTAAAAGAACGTATGATTATGATTTTCAAAAGAAAAGTTTTAAAAATGCTACTTCGATTATCAATCAATTTAGGATAAAAACACTTGAAAATTTTGATATTTATTTAAAATACGGCAGTCAGGAAATTCACACTAAAACACTTGATGACGGTTATTTTAAGTTTTGTATTCCTCTGGAAAAAGAAACTCATTTTGGATGGATGGAATATGAAGTAAGTATCAAAGATGGTGATAAAACGATAACCGAAAAAGGAAGTTTCATAAGACCTCACAAAGGCAAACTAGGGATTATATCTGATATTGACGACACTTTTTTGATTTCGCATACTCAGAATTTCTTCAAAAAAATATACATTCTTTTATTTAAAAATGTAAATGACCGCAAAGTCTTTACGGATGTTGTACCACATTATCAAGCTTTAAGTTCCGCTGGCCGACATAATAAAGAAGAGGAAAATGCTTTTTTCTACGTTTCCAGCAGTGAATGGAATTTGTATCGGTTTATTGTGAAATTTACCAAAATACATCATTTGCCAAGGGCTGTTATTTTACTGAAAGACATTAAAAGAGGTATCACAGATTTCTTCATGAGCGGACGTGGAAATCATGATCATAAGTTTGATAAAATAAAACACGTTTTAGAGTTTTATCCTAACCTGAAATATGTTTTATTAGGCGATGATTCGCAACACGATCCGGTTTTATATGAACGAATTTGCAAAATATTCCCTGTAACCGTAAAAGCGGTTTATATCAGACAAACGGGTAATCATCAAAAGGAAGCCACCAAAAAAATCATGAAAAACTTAGAAAATCTGGAGGTTTCTGTTTGCTATTATAAACATAGCAGCGAAGCGATTATGCATTCAAAAAGTATTGGGCTTATTTAG
- the gldM gene encoding gliding motility protein GldM, whose translation MAGGKLTPRQKMINLMYLVFIAMLAMNMSKEVLSAFGLMNEKFESANTSSEQTNAGLLTSLDQKAAEAKGEFATAAVTAHKVETISKEFYAYIGSLKGDVLKGFETDKETGKLPYESMDKGDNIDNWFTGEGYTAKGNDVISHIEKYKADMKAALTDSKNKYGTIIAEIEKKFDVSDVKNKEGLKDKYLAYHFKGFPAVASLAKLSAWQNDVQKAESDVYSAALGKAAVAAASYSNYQAIVVLDKNAYFQGEKVTGKVVLGRYDENTKPTSFQGPGQIVNGQAVISLTAGAVGEQNINGQFTFLEDGKNIPLKFAGKYIVVPRPNSATISADKMNVVYRGVVNPISVSFAGVADNKVVASAPGLSSAGKAGKYNMNPGSGTEATISVTGTLPNGDKVSDKKTFRIKGIPGPTGTIRGEMGVVKGPRSNLEIATIGAKLLDFDFEVGLDVVGFNLKIAGQPTVVVTGNKLNAQCKQVLSRAGKGDQVTISEIKTKLVGAGSYLLPRTAPVIYEIQ comes from the coding sequence ATGGCAGGAGGAAAATTAACCCCTAGACAGAAGATGATTAACCTGATGTATCTGGTTTTTATCGCAATGTTAGCAATGAATATGTCAAAAGAAGTTTTATCTGCTTTTGGCTTAATGAATGAAAAATTTGAAAGCGCTAATACCTCTTCAGAGCAAACAAATGCTGGTTTATTGACATCTTTAGATCAAAAAGCGGCTGAAGCAAAAGGAGAATTCGCAACTGCTGCAGTTACTGCTCATAAAGTTGAAACAATTTCAAAAGAATTTTATGCATACATCGGATCTCTAAAAGGTGATGTTTTAAAAGGATTTGAAACTGATAAAGAAACTGGTAAATTGCCTTATGAGTCTATGGACAAAGGTGATAATATCGACAACTGGTTTACTGGTGAAGGATATACTGCAAAAGGAAATGATGTCATTTCTCATATTGAGAAATATAAAGCAGATATGAAGGCTGCTTTGACAGATTCGAAGAATAAATATGGAACTATTATAGCTGAAATTGAAAAGAAATTTGATGTTTCAGATGTAAAAAACAAAGAAGGTTTAAAAGATAAATATTTAGCTTACCACTTTAAAGGTTTCCCAGCTGTTGCTTCATTAGCTAAACTTTCAGCTTGGCAAAATGACGTTCAAAAAGCAGAATCTGATGTTTACAGTGCTGCTTTAGGAAAAGCTGCAGTTGCTGCTGCTTCTTATAGCAATTACCAAGCAATTGTTGTTTTAGACAAAAATGCTTACTTCCAAGGAGAAAAAGTTACAGGTAAAGTTGTTTTAGGTCGTTATGACGAAAACACAAAACCAACTTCATTCCAAGGTCCTGGACAAATTGTTAACGGACAAGCTGTTATTTCATTGACTGCTGGAGCTGTTGGAGAGCAAAACATTAATGGACAATTTACTTTCTTAGAAGATGGTAAAAACATTCCACTTAAATTTGCTGGAAAATATATTGTAGTACCAAGACCAAACTCTGCTACAATTTCTGCAGACAAAATGAATGTTGTTTATAGAGGTGTTGTTAACCCAATCTCTGTATCATTCGCTGGTGTTGCTGATAATAAAGTTGTTGCTAGTGCTCCGGGATTATCTTCAGCTGGCAAAGCAGGAAAATATAACATGAACCCAGGTTCAGGTACTGAAGCTACTATTTCTGTAACTGGTACATTGCCAAACGGAGATAAAGTTTCAGATAAGAAAACATTTAGAATTAAAGGTATTCCTGGGCCAACAGGAACAATTAGAGGTGAAATGGGTGTTGTTAAAGGACCTAGATCTAACTTAGAAATTGCTACGATTGGTGCTAAATTACTTGATTTTGATTTTGAAGTTGGTTTAGATGTTGTTGGATTTAACTTGAAAATTGCTGGACAACCTACAGTTGTTGTTACTGGTAACAAATTAAATGCACAATGTAAACAAGTTCTTTCAAGAGCAGGAAAAGGAGATCAGGTTACTATTTCTGAAATTAAAACTAAACTTGTTGGAGCTGGTAGTTATTTATTACCAAGAACTGCACCGGTAATTTACGAAATACAATAA
- the gldN gene encoding gliding motility protein GldN: MKVRNFLIAIVSIAGGFASNAQSNLLNAKTPAQIGLKTPAQLISDNDKPLAYGYVDDRDVLMGKTTWEIIDLNEKINFPLYFPVDTANIGSDRRSLYDVLTKAVKNGKITEVYSDSYFNTKKSMKDIEGALSRIDTTDAGRELINQYPDDYKSHVVKKKVVTGTGKKKVVTYVDETVGATRTVPSEYILKQDLTAADVTQYKIKGYWYFDKRQSELKYRLLGLCPVTPDVYTMNSDEKDYIELFWVFFPNAREALHEAKAFNDNNSALPISFDQILNSRRFNSEIYKEENLYGDRAISDYMKDNAQNQLLESERVKEKIRNFEQDMWNY, encoded by the coding sequence ATGAAAGTAAGAAATTTTTTAATAGCTATTGTTTCTATCGCTGGAGGTTTTGCTTCTAATGCGCAATCTAATTTGCTTAATGCTAAAACACCTGCTCAGATAGGACTTAAGACCCCTGCACAACTTATCTCAGACAATGATAAGCCATTGGCTTACGGTTATGTAGATGATAGAGATGTCTTGATGGGAAAAACTACTTGGGAGATTATTGATTTGAATGAAAAAATCAACTTTCCATTATATTTTCCTGTAGATACAGCTAATATTGGTTCAGACAGACGTTCATTATATGACGTTTTGACGAAAGCCGTTAAAAACGGTAAGATAACTGAAGTATATAGCGACAGTTATTTCAATACTAAAAAATCTATGAAAGACATCGAAGGTGCATTATCACGTATTGACACAACAGATGCTGGTAGAGAATTGATCAACCAATACCCAGATGATTACAAATCTCACGTAGTGAAGAAAAAAGTAGTTACTGGTACAGGTAAAAAGAAAGTTGTTACTTATGTTGATGAAACAGTTGGTGCAACAAGAACAGTTCCTTCTGAGTATATCTTGAAACAAGATCTTACTGCAGCAGATGTTACACAATATAAAATTAAAGGATACTGGTATTTTGACAAACGTCAAAGTGAATTGAAATATCGTTTACTTGGACTTTGCCCTGTAACTCCAGACGTATACACAATGAACAGTGACGAAAAGGATTATATTGAGTTATTCTGGGTTTTCTTCCCTAATGCGAGAGAAGCATTACATGAAGCAAAAGCTTTTAACGATAATAATTCGGCACTTCCAATTTCATTTGATCAAATCCTAAACTCTAGACGTTTCAATTCAGAAATCTACAAAGAAGAAAACTTGTACGGAGATAGAGCAATTAGCGATTACATGAAAGATAACGCTCAAAATCAGTTGTTAGAATCTGAAAGAGTTAAAGAGAAGATTCGTAACTTCGAACAAGATATGTGGAACTACTAA
- the gldL gene encoding gliding motility protein GldL, which translates to MALLSKKAMNFAYGMGAAVVIIGALFKITHFEIGPLTGTLMLSVGLVTEALIFALSAFEPVDDELDWTLVYPELANGQARKKADKVETPTDAQGLLSQKLDTMLKEAKIDGELMSSLGNSIKNFEGAAKAISPTVDSIAGQKKYAEEMSMAAAQMESLNSLYKVQLESASRNAQANSEIAENASKLKEQMQSMTANIASLNSVYGGMLSAMSNKG; encoded by the coding sequence ATGGCATTATTAAGTAAAAAAGCAATGAATTTCGCTTATGGTATGGGAGCGGCAGTAGTAATTATTGGAGCATTATTCAAAATTACTCACTTTGAAATTGGACCATTAACTGGTACATTGATGCTTTCTGTGGGATTAGTAACTGAGGCGTTAATCTTTGCTCTTTCTGCTTTCGAACCAGTTGACGATGAATTGGACTGGACTCTTGTTTACCCGGAATTGGCTAATGGTCAAGCTAGAAAAAAAGCGGACAAAGTTGAAACTCCAACTGATGCTCAAGGATTGTTGTCTCAAAAATTAGACACAATGTTGAAAGAAGCTAAAATTGACGGAGAATTAATGTCAAGCTTAGGAAACTCAATCAAAAATTTCGAAGGAGCTGCAAAAGCAATTTCTCCAACAGTAGATTCTATCGCTGGACAAAAGAAATATGCTGAAGAAATGTCTATGGCTGCTGCACAAATGGAATCATTAAACAGCTTATACAAAGTACAATTAGAAAGTGCTTCAAGAAATGCACAAGCAAACAGCGAAATCGCTGAAAATGCTTCTAAATTAAAAGAACAAATGCAATCAATGACTGCAAACATTGCTTCTTTGAACAGTGTTTACGGTGGTATGCTTTCTGCAATGAGTAACAAAGGATAA
- a CDS encoding GNAT family N-acetyltransferase has translation MTTTFSFRIYNSTSLLPLEWNSLAVDNIFLTREYLEVLENSCPVNMICHFIGIFNDDKLVGIALTQFLFAEKLESFGERDQCLKTSVRNFAFKNFASHVLFVGNNMLTGQNAFAFNKEASESKLIKTLHKAINQLKKDLKASGKKVHITSIKDFTAKEIEPLQAEFKNNYTFSTQPNMVFEINKNWTSEQDYIDALSKKYRDQYKRARKKADGIVKQKMSLAEIKKYEDVIYDLYFHVAKNAPFNTFFLARNHFSFFKEIMKDDFLFYGYFLDEKLIGFNTLIKNGNVMDTYFLGYDETIQREKMLYLNMLYDMIAYSINQGFSEIVFARTALEIKSSVGAKPLKMYGLITHSNTLINHNIAKLFNYLEPKTDWQERNPFK, from the coding sequence TTTCTTTCCGGATTTACAACAGCACGTCATTACTGCCTTTAGAATGGAATTCGCTGGCTGTAGATAATATTTTTTTGACCAGAGAATATCTTGAAGTATTGGAAAATTCTTGTCCTGTAAATATGATTTGTCATTTTATTGGAATTTTTAACGACGATAAACTAGTCGGAATTGCTTTAACTCAATTTTTATTTGCCGAAAAACTGGAATCGTTTGGAGAACGAGATCAGTGTTTAAAAACTTCTGTGCGTAATTTTGCTTTCAAAAATTTTGCTTCACACGTTTTATTCGTTGGCAATAATATGCTTACAGGCCAAAATGCTTTTGCTTTTAATAAAGAAGCAAGCGAGTCCAAACTGATAAAGACCTTGCATAAAGCAATTAATCAGCTTAAGAAAGACTTGAAAGCGAGTGGAAAAAAAGTTCATATTACGAGTATAAAAGATTTTACTGCAAAAGAAATTGAACCTTTACAAGCCGAATTTAAAAACAATTATACGTTTTCGACTCAGCCAAATATGGTTTTCGAAATCAATAAAAACTGGACTTCTGAGCAAGATTATATCGATGCTTTATCCAAGAAATACAGGGATCAATACAAACGCGCCCGCAAAAAAGCAGACGGAATAGTTAAGCAAAAAATGAGTCTGGCGGAGATTAAAAAATACGAAGATGTTATTTATGATTTGTATTTTCATGTTGCCAAAAATGCGCCTTTTAATACTTTTTTCTTAGCGCGAAATCACTTTAGTTTCTTTAAAGAAATTATGAAAGATGATTTCTTATTCTACGGCTATTTTCTAGATGAGAAATTAATAGGTTTCAATACATTGATCAAAAACGGAAATGTAATGGACACTTACTTTTTAGGATATGACGAAACAATTCAGCGCGAAAAAATGCTGTATTTAAACATGTTATACGATATGATCGCGTATTCTATAAATCAGGGGTTCTCTGAAATTGTTTTTGCCAGAACTGCACTTGAAATTAAAAGTTCTGTTGGTGCAAAACCTTTAAAAATGTACGGACTTATTACGCACAGCAATACTTTGATCAATCATAACATTGCTAAATTATTTAATTATCTTGAGCCTAAAACCGATTGGCAGGAAAGGAATCCGTTTAAATAA
- a CDS encoding ABC-F family ATP-binding cassette domain-containing protein translates to MLNIHNLSVSFGGTYLFEEVTFRLGAGDRVGLVGKNGAGKSTMLKMLARDFAPDSGVISQEKDIRMGFLRQDIDFERGRTVLEEAYEAFTDIKIVEKKLEEINHQLVTRTDYESEEYGQIIEDLSDYTHRFDLLGGYNYVGDTEKILLGLGFKREVFNNQTETFSGGWRMRIELAKLLLQSNDVLLLDEPTNHLDIESIIWLESFLRSYPGVVVIVSHDKMFLDNVTNRTIEISLGKAYDFNKPYSQYLELRHEIREKQLATQKNQAKKIEETEKLIEKFRAKASKASMAQSLIKKLDKVERIEVDEDDNSVMNISFPVSKEPGRVVVEADNVTKSYGDKTILKDISLLVERGSKIAFVGQNGQGKSTFIKAIVDEFEYEGSIKLGHNVQLGYFAQNQAEYLDGEITLLQTMEDAAMDTNRSKVRDMLGSFLFRGDDVEKKVKVLSGGERNRLALCKLLLQPINVLLMDEPTNHLDIKSKNVLKAALQKFGGTLLLVSHDRDFLQGMSNIVYEFKDQKIKEYLGDINYFLEQRNLENMREVEKKDVEKAAAPKENNKTSYEDQKKGKALQNRLSKVESQIKQLEKDIQHDDKLLLSNYDKHIEDASFFTAYNKKKKDLDQLLLDWEVVQEEIDNFNA, encoded by the coding sequence ATGCTTAATATACACAATTTATCGGTTTCTTTTGGTGGTACTTATTTATTCGAAGAAGTTACTTTTCGTTTAGGTGCCGGAGATCGAGTTGGACTTGTCGGGAAAAATGGTGCTGGAAAATCAACAATGCTTAAAATGCTGGCAAGAGATTTTGCTCCTGATTCCGGAGTTATTTCTCAGGAGAAAGATATCCGAATGGGATTTTTACGTCAGGATATTGATTTTGAACGTGGAAGAACAGTATTAGAAGAAGCTTATGAAGCTTTTACAGATATTAAAATTGTAGAGAAAAAATTAGAAGAAATCAATCATCAATTGGTTACCAGAACCGATTATGAAAGTGAAGAATACGGCCAAATAATTGAAGATTTATCTGATTATACACACCGTTTTGACCTTCTTGGAGGTTACAATTATGTAGGAGATACAGAGAAAATTCTTTTAGGATTAGGTTTCAAAAGAGAAGTATTCAATAACCAAACCGAAACATTTTCAGGAGGTTGGAGAATGCGTATCGAGTTAGCAAAACTATTATTACAATCAAATGATGTATTGCTTCTGGATGAGCCTACGAATCACTTGGATATCGAAAGTATCATTTGGTTAGAGAGTTTCTTGCGCAGTTATCCCGGAGTTGTCGTAATTGTTTCGCACGATAAAATGTTCCTGGATAATGTTACGAATCGTACAATCGAAATTTCATTAGGAAAAGCATATGATTTCAATAAACCATATTCTCAATATTTAGAATTGCGTCATGAAATCCGTGAAAAACAATTGGCAACGCAAAAGAATCAGGCGAAGAAAATTGAAGAAACAGAAAAATTAATCGAGAAATTCCGTGCAAAAGCTTCAAAAGCTTCAATGGCGCAATCGTTGATTAAAAAATTAGATAAAGTAGAGCGAATTGAAGTTGACGAAGACGACAATTCAGTAATGAATATCTCTTTTCCAGTTTCAAAAGAACCTGGAAGAGTAGTTGTAGAAGCGGACAACGTAACTAAATCATACGGAGATAAAACCATTCTAAAAGATATTAGTTTGTTAGTAGAACGCGGAAGCAAAATTGCTTTTGTGGGACAAAATGGTCAGGGAAAATCGACTTTTATCAAAGCAATTGTTGATGAATTCGAATACGAAGGAAGCATCAAATTAGGACATAACGTGCAATTAGGATATTTTGCTCAAAATCAGGCTGAATATCTTGATGGAGAAATTACACTTCTTCAAACGATGGAAGATGCTGCAATGGACACAAACCGTTCTAAAGTTCGTGACATGTTAGGATCATTTTTATTCCGCGGAGACGATGTAGAGAAAAAAGTAAAAGTACTTTCAGGAGGAGAGCGTAACCGTTTGGCACTTTGTAAGTTGTTATTACAGCCAATCAATGTTTTGCTAATGGATGAGCCTACGAATCACTTAGATATTAAATCTAAAAACGTATTGAAAGCGGCACTTCAAAAATTTGGAGGAACCCTATTACTAGTTTCTCACGATAGAGATTTCTTGCAGGGAATGTCGAATATTGTTTACGAATTCAAAGATCAAAAGATAAAAGAATATTTAGGAGATATCAATTATTTCTTAGAGCAACGCAATCTTGAAAACATGCGTGAAGTGGAGAAAAAAGACGTTGAAAAAGCTGCTGCTCCAAAAGAAAATAACAAAACATCATACGAAGATCAAAAAAAAGGAAAAGCGCTTCAAAACCGATTGAGTAAAGTTGAAAGTCAGATCAAGCAATTAGAAAAAGACATTCAGCATGACGATAAATTGTTGTTATCTAATTACGACAAACATATCGAAGATGCTTCATTTTTTACAGCATACAACAAAAAGAAAAAAGATTTAGATCAACTACTTCTTGACTGGGAAGTCGTTCAGGAAGAAATTGATAATTTTAACGCTTAG
- a CDS encoding diacylglycerol kinase family protein produces MKKNIIFVVNPISGDLDKSDLIEAVQEFATTNNFDLEVYETTGKQDQKRIQALYNQYSPERIVVAGGDGTIKMVAEAMEQYDVIIGILPAGSANGLSVDLNLPATIEENLKIAFLHHYIEMDMICINGKKSIHLSDIGVNANLVKNYEESNLRGFWGYALQAYSALKESEEPFVATISANNETVEHMARMIVIANSQKYGTGVIINPNGAMNDGKFELVILKSLDLLLIGKIITGNMPIDSDDIVIISTDQATIKTDYPVNFQIDGEYCGAQTDLEIHILHKQMKIAIP; encoded by the coding sequence TTGAAAAAGAATATCATATTTGTTGTAAACCCTATTTCCGGAGATCTTGATAAATCAGATTTAATTGAAGCTGTTCAAGAGTTTGCAACTACAAATAATTTTGATCTGGAAGTTTATGAAACTACCGGAAAACAGGACCAAAAAAGAATACAAGCACTTTATAATCAGTATTCACCGGAACGCATTGTTGTGGCTGGAGGCGACGGAACTATAAAAATGGTTGCCGAAGCAATGGAGCAATACGATGTAATTATTGGTATTTTGCCCGCAGGTTCAGCCAATGGATTGTCTGTTGATTTGAATTTACCAGCAACAATCGAAGAGAACCTCAAAATAGCCTTTTTGCACCATTATATCGAAATGGATATGATTTGTATTAACGGCAAAAAAAGTATCCATTTAAGCGATATTGGAGTCAATGCAAACCTGGTTAAGAACTATGAAGAAAGTAATTTACGTGGTTTTTGGGGTTATGCATTACAAGCTTATTCTGCATTAAAAGAATCCGAAGAACCTTTTGTGGCTACAATTTCGGCAAATAATGAAACGGTCGAACATATGGCACGAATGATTGTAATTGCCAATTCTCAAAAATATGGAACAGGCGTAATCATTAATCCAAATGGTGCTATGAACGACGGGAAGTTCGAATTGGTAATTTTAAAAAGCCTTGATTTGTTGTTAATCGGAAAAATAATTACTGGAAACATGCCAATTGATTCTGATGATATAGTGATTATCTCAACAGATCAAGCGACAATAAAAACAGATTATCCGGTAAACTTTCAGATTGATGGCGAATATTGCGGGGCACAAACGGATTTGGAAATTCATATTCTGCACAAGCAAATGAAAATTGCAATTCCTTAA
- a CDS encoding DUF983 domain-containing protein: MLKKGSKLNSILTGSCPKCQKESMYSDRNPLHLTKVLKMNDHCSHCGLKYQIEPSFFYGAMYVSYGLNVAVGIAAFIVSFVFFKTSIEESFIAIVVTLILLFPFVLRLSRNLYINMFVSYDPNAGQG; encoded by the coding sequence ATGTTAAAAAAAGGATCGAAACTAAATAGTATTTTAACAGGAAGTTGTCCAAAATGCCAAAAAGAAAGTATGTATTCGGACAGAAACCCACTTCATTTGACTAAAGTTCTCAAAATGAACGATCATTGTAGCCATTGCGGATTAAAATATCAAATTGAACCTTCGTTTTTTTACGGTGCAATGTATGTGAGTTACGGTTTAAATGTAGCCGTAGGAATTGCCGCATTTATTGTTTCGTTTGTATTTTTTAAAACCTCAATCGAAGAATCATTTATAGCAATTGTTGTTACTTTAATTCTGTTATTTCCGTTTGTTTTGCGACTTTCAAGAAATTTATACATTAATATGTTCGTTTCTTACGATCCTAATGCTGGTCAGGGTTAA
- a CDS encoding FAD-binding oxidoreductase gives MLDYLIIGSGLAGISFAEIALKNNKSILVVDNMSQVSSRVAGGFYNPVILKRFSEVWNAQEQLVVMNEFYDQIEDKLQTKFNFKLPILRKFFSIEEQNNWFAASDKRNLAPFLSTNIITKKYKGINSPYNYGEVLHTGYVDTMLLLDTYREYLKQNNLLLEQAFDYGYIEFFDYGIQYKNIQARNIIFAEGFGLHKNPFFNYLPLDGTKGEMFIIKAPDLDLDVIMNTSVFILPLGDDLFKVGATYNWEDKTDLPTEAGKQELIERIKEIIDCDFEIVEHYGGVRPTVKDRRPLIGTHEEFKSLHILNGLGTRGVMLGPAMAKVLYDHIENEIPFEREIDIKRFRKRYLKSLNPDQH, from the coding sequence ATGTTAGATTATTTAATTATCGGATCTGGATTGGCTGGAATTTCATTTGCAGAAATTGCCCTTAAAAACAATAAATCTATTTTAGTAGTAGATAATATGTCTCAGGTATCTTCGAGAGTAGCCGGAGGATTCTATAATCCGGTTATTTTAAAGCGTTTTAGCGAGGTTTGGAATGCTCAGGAACAATTAGTTGTAATGAATGAATTTTACGATCAGATTGAAGATAAGTTGCAAACCAAGTTTAATTTTAAACTTCCTATTCTAAGAAAATTTTTCTCTATAGAAGAGCAAAACAATTGGTTCGCTGCTTCAGATAAAAGAAACTTGGCGCCTTTTTTATCAACTAATATTATAACTAAAAAATATAAAGGAATTAATTCTCCCTATAATTATGGTGAGGTATTGCATACAGGTTATGTAGATACAATGTTGCTGTTAGATACTTATAGAGAATATCTAAAGCAGAATAACTTATTATTAGAGCAGGCTTTTGACTATGGTTATATTGAGTTTTTTGATTATGGAATTCAATATAAAAATATCCAGGCGCGAAATATAATTTTTGCAGAAGGCTTTGGATTGCATAAAAATCCTTTTTTTAATTATTTACCATTAGATGGAACCAAAGGAGAAATGTTCATAATAAAAGCTCCGGATTTAGATTTGGATGTTATTATGAATACAAGTGTTTTTATATTGCCTTTGGGTGATGATTTATTTAAAGTTGGCGCGACATATAACTGGGAAGACAAAACAGATTTACCTACCGAAGCAGGAAAGCAAGAATTAATAGAGCGAATAAAAGAAATTATTGATTGCGATTTTGAGATCGTGGAACATTATGGCGGAGTTCGTCCAACTGTTAAAGATCGAAGACCTTTGATAGGAACGCACGAAGAGTTTAAATCACTCCATATTCTGAACGGATTAGGAACAAGAGGAGTGATGCTCGGACCAGCAATGGCAAAAGTTCTATATGATCATATCGAAAATGAAATTCCTTTCGAGCGAGAAATAGATATTAAGCGCTTTCGCAAAAGATATTTAAAAAGTCTTAACCCTGACCAGCATTAG
- the gldN gene encoding gliding motility protein GldN, with product MKVRSFLFVIFLIAGSFASNAQSNLLNAKTADQIGQKNAAQLIADNDKPLAYGYIDDRDVLMGKMVWEIIDLNEKINFPLYFPVDTANIGSDRRSLYDILTKGIRTGKITEVYSDSYFNTKKTLKDIQGALSRIDTTDAGRELINQYPDDYRTHVVKKKVVTGTGKKKVVTYVDQTVGATRTVPAEYILKQDLTAADVTQYKIKGYWYFDKRMSELKYRLLGICPVTPDVYTMNSDEKDFIELFWVFFPNARDVLNQGKAFNDSNSAIPISFDQVLNSRRFNAIIYKEENMYGDREIKDYMKNNAQNQLLESERVKEKIRNFEEDMWNY from the coding sequence ATGAAAGTAAGAAGTTTTTTATTCGTTATTTTTTTGATTGCAGGAAGTTTTGCCTCCAACGCACAATCAAATTTGCTTAATGCAAAAACGGCTGACCAGATCGGACAAAAGAACGCTGCTCAGCTCATTGCAGACAACGATAAACCATTGGCTTATGGTTATATTGATGACAGAGATGTTTTGATGGGAAAGATGGTTTGGGAAATCATTGATTTAAATGAAAAAATAAACTTCCCTTTATACTTTCCGGTAGATACAGCTAATATTGGTTCTGATAGGCGTTCGCTGTATGATATTTTGACGAAAGGTATTAGAACAGGTAAAATAACAGAAGTTTATAGTGATAGTTATTTTAATACAAAGAAAACTTTAAAAGACATTCAAGGAGCTTTATCCCGAATTGATACAACAGATGCTGGTAGAGAATTAATTAATCAGTATCCGGATGACTATAGAACACATGTTGTAAAGAAAAAAGTAGTAACTGGTACAGGAAAAAAGAAAGTTGTTACTTATGTTGATCAAACTGTTGGAGCAACAAGAACGGTTCCGGCTGAATATATTCTGAAGCAGGATCTAACAGCTGCTGATGTTACACAATACAAAATAAAAGGCTACTGGTATTTTGACAAACGTATGAGCGAGTTGAAGTATCGATTATTAGGAATTTGTCCTGTAACTCCGGATGTATATACAATGAATAGTGACGAGAAGGATTTTATTGAATTATTTTGGGTCTTCTTCCCCAATGCTCGAGATGTATTAAACCAGGGAAAAGCTTTCAATGATAGTAATTCAGCTATTCCAATTTCATTTGACCAAGTTTTAAATTCGCGACGTTTTAACGCTATTATTTATAAAGAGGAGAATATGTACGGAGATCGTGAGATCAAAGATTACATGAAAAACAATGCACAAAATCAGTTGTTAGAATCGGAAAGAGTAAAAGAAAAGATTCGAAACTTCGAAGAAGATATGTGGAACTACTAA